A stretch of DNA from Mesorhizobium onobrychidis:
GGTCAAAGTGCCGGACCGCGCGCATGGCGCTTCCGCCGCCAAGGCGCGGCGCAAGGCTGAGCCGGGCAACGAGGCGCATGTCGGCGCGCCGATGCCCGGCGTCGTCTCGGCGCTTGCCGTTGCCGCCGGCCAGGCGGTCAAGGCCGGCGACGTGCTGCTGTCGATCGAGGCGATGAAGATGGAGACGGCATTGCATGCCGAGCGCGACGGCACAATCGCCGAAGTGCTGGTCAAGGCCGGCGATCAGATCGACGCCAAGGATCTGCTGATCGCATTCGGATGAGACAGAAATGTTGCCCAGGCTGAGTTGTCTGCGTCTGGCGGCAGCCCTTCATGCCGCATCGATAACAGCTTGACCCGCCGCCCCCGGTCGGGCATCGAACCGCTGCAAATTCGCCGCGACAGTTCCTGAGTCGCGGCATGGAAAACGACGCGGAGAAAAAATGGCCGACGACATCACCGAAACCAGCCAGACTGTTGCCGCCGGCCAGCTGCGAGCCTTCATCGAGCGCATCGAGCGGCTCGAGGAAGAGAAGAAGACGATCGCCGACGACATCAAGGAAGTGTTCGCCGAGGCCAAAGGCACCGGCTTCGACACCAAGGCGATGCGGTCGATCATCCGGCTGCGCAAGAAGGATCAGGCCGAGCGGCAAGAGGAGGAAACCATCCTCGACCTCTACAAAGCCGCTCTCGGCATGGTGTAAGGCTGATAACAGCCCTGGGCGCCGGTTGCGGCGCCCTCAACGGGTCGAACCATGAGCGAATTCGACTTTGGCGTCCGCCGCGCCTCTGAATTCCGCCAACGCGGCTTCTGGACGCTGTTCGCGGAACGGCATCCGGAAGAAAGGGCTCTGATGGCGCGGCGCGGACCCTGGTTCTGGCAGCGCGGGCTGCCCGACTTCGCATTGGTCCTTTCCATGTATGTCGCGCCGGCGCAGAACCATGTCGGCGTCTTCTTCGGCCGCAACGAGAAGTTCGGTGCCACGGAAACCTGGTCGCGGTTGAGGCCGTTCCAGCCGGCGATCGAAGACAGGTTGAGGCTCAGGCCGGAACAGAGTTGCGAGGGCCTCGGCATCAATTCGCTGTGGCGGGTGAACTGCTTTGCCGAGGACAATTGGCCGGCCATGGCCGACTGGCTGGTGACGGAAGCATCGCGTTTCGAGCGTGCCGTTGCCGAGGTTCTGGGCGAGGGTGGCGAAGCCGGTTCGTGAATTCGCCTGCCTGTCGGCCGCTTGAGCCTAGGCCGTGAACTCATAAAACGCGCAGCCAAAGCTGGATGGATGCTAGCTTGACGAAGGCGAGGTAGTTTGCAGCGAGTTTGTCGTAACGGGTGGCAATGCGACGACATTGCTTGATCTTATTGAAGAACCGCTCGACGAGATTGCGCGCTCGGTAGAGATATGGACTGAAAGAGATGGGCTCCTTGCGATTTCGCTTGGGCGGTATATTGGCCCAGGCGCCCTTCGCGCTGATGAGTTCCCTGATCCAATCCGCATCATAGCCGCGATCAGCTAGTGTTCCGTCTCTAACGAAAGGATTCCCTTTAGCTCTCTGATGTGCGAGTCAGAGGGCATGTCAACTGAATCGGGCATCCGGTTGTCTCCTGAGGATCGGGCGACGCTGGAGGGTTGGGTGGCGGACCGCAACTCGCCACAGAAATGGGTTTGGCGGGCGCGGATCGTGCTGATGTGGGCGGACGGCGACGGCGTCACCGCGATTGTACGGGCGACCGGCAAAACCAAGCGAACCGCCTATCGCTGGCGTGATCGTTACGTTGCGTGCGGCATTGAGGGGCTGAAGCGGGATGCCAGCCGGCCGAGCCGCAAGCCGCCGCTTTCGGCCGAGGTGATCAAGCGTGTGGTGGATATGACGCTGCATCAGAAGCCGCCGGCGAGCACCCATTGGTCGGTGCGCAAGCTCGCCAAGGTGGTGGGGCTCAGCCCGTCGAGCGTGCAGCGCATCTGGGCAGCGCACGGGCTGAAGCCGCATCTGATCAAAAAATTCAAGCTGTCCAATGACAAGGCGTTCGTCGAGAAGGTCCAGGACGTCGTCGGCCTTTATCTCAACCCGCCGGACAAAGCCCTGGTGCTTTGCGTCGACGAGAAGAGCCAAATCCAGGCGCTCGACCGCACGCAGCCGGGGCTGCCCATCAAGAAGGGGCGGGCCGGCACGATGACCCATGACTACAAGCGCAACGGCACCACGACACTGTTTGCCGCCCTCGACGTGGCCACCGGCAAGGTCATCGGCGAATGCATGCCGCGACACCGCCACCAGGAGTTCCTGCGCTTCCTGCGCACGATCGATCGCAACACGCCCAAGCACTTCGCCCTGGATTTGGTGGTCGACAACTACGCCACCCACAAGCATCCCAAGGTCAAAGCCTGGCTTGCCCGGCATAAGCGCTTCCGCCTCCACTTCACGCCGACCTCTGGCTCCTGGCTGAACCAGGTCGAGCGCTTCTTCGGGCTCATCACCGACGACGCCATCCGCCGCGGCGTCTTCCGCAGCGTGACCGACCTGACGATCGCGATCGAGGCCTACCTGGAGCATCACAATGCCGACCCCAAACCCTTCATCTGGGCCGCCAAGGCTGCTGACATCCTTGAAAAGGTCGCACGAGGGCGTCGAGTGTTAGAGTCACAACACTAGGTTGGCAGATAGAAATGAGCAGTGGTGTGTTAATGGTTCTGAAGTTTTCGAAAGAACAGTTTCGCGCACTCGATGCCCAGATGACCGAAGTCAGGCAACTTGTAGATCGGACTGTTCAGTAGGCGCGGAAAAGCCCGCCACCGTGAGGCAGCGGGCTCGAACGTTTGAACCATTTCGCAGTCTCAGCATTGAAGCTATATTACGTCGCGGAGGCGAAGGGCGATGGATACAGTAACGTCTGCCATTATGGTGCTGTTGTCGTGCAGTCCCGATTTGATGCTATGCCGAGCGCCGGCCGCGAAGCCCACGATCTTTTCGACCACGTCCCAATGCGAACAAGCGCTGACTGATCAGATATCGAGAGTTCCGCGCGCTGGTCAAAAAACGGTTGGACGTTGCCAGGCGATCAGAGATGAGAATGATATCGCGAGATGGGGCGTCTCGCCGAATGGCGAGCTATTCTATGCCAGCGCGACGGACGTGACCGAGACAGTAGCCTCGACCGCGACCGTTGCCCCTGCCCCTGCAAAGAGCGGACCTATTACTGTGCGCGTCACGCGTGGTAACGGTTCCGGCGCGGCGACAACGTCGTCGTACACTGTGCTTCGCTCCGACTCAAAGTGAGCTAAAAAGCCGGCGTTCGAGTTCATCCCCGAGAACGGCGGCGGTGCCGGGGTGAGGAGGAAGTCGGCAGCGCCCGCCGTCCTGCCCGACGGCGAGGCCGGCATCATCGAAAACAACGAAATGTAGGCGCGATTGCGGAGTGTATCGTGTTACACAATCCCCAATTGCTGGACTCGCGCGATGCACCGGCAGTTAATTTCTGCGTCACGCCAAAGGGGAAAAGGCCGCGAACTGTGGGAGGACTTCGATGATCAAGAAACTTACTCGACACGTCCGGGCGCATAGTATGCGTGGTTTGATCCTTGGCCTGGCTGCCCTCGTGGTCACCTCGTCATTTGTGCAGGCAGCAGGCGACAGCATCGCCGGCCGGAAAGTCATGACGCAATGCCAAGTGTGCCACGGCAAGGATGGCATCGGCAAACTGTCTTACACGCCCAATATCTCCGGGCAGAAGTACGAGTATCTCGTCCACTCGCTGATGGCTTACAAGATCGGACAGCGCAAGAGTCAAATGATGTCGGCGGTCGTCAAGAACCTGAGCGATGAAGACATCGCCAATGTTGCGGCTTACTATGCCGCGATCAAGATTACCGTCGAAGCTCCGCAGTGACTGACACAACGTAGGTCGTCACCGGCTTGTCGGTCATCATCCACCTTTGGCCTTGCCGTAGCCGGTCGGGCTGGTGTCGGGAGTGTAGATCGTCCCCACTCTCTTGCTGCCGCACTTGGCGCATTTCAGCTTCGGAATGAGGTCATCTGCCGTTGCCGGCGCGTCCGGTCCGTATCGATCGCGCCGCTTTACCAAGTCGAGCACCTGGCTATGGTTGCAGGGCGCGTGATGGCAAAACGCCCTCACCGTCATCTTCGCGTCGATCAGAGATTGAAACGTCCAGCCCTTCGCCATCCGGTCGATATAGTGCGGGGCAGTTCAGTCCCCAAGCTAGGCTCATCCAATTTGAAAGGCAGAGGAGCGAGCCCTTTGGTTTTACTAGGCCGTGAACTCATAAAACGCGCAGCCAAAGCTGGATGGATGCTAGCTTGACGAAGGCGAGGTAGTTTGCAGCGAGTTTGTCGTAACGGGTGGCAATGCGACGACATTGCTTGATCTTATTGAAGAACCGCTCGACGAGATTGCGCGCTCGGTAGAGATATGGACTGAAAGAGATGGGCTCCTTGCGATTTCGCTTGGGCGGTATATTGGTCCAGGCGCCCTTCGCGCTGATGAGTTCCCTGATCCAATCCGCATCATAGCCGCGATCAGCTAGCAGCATCGTGTGTGGATGCAGCCCGCTTAGGAGAACCGAACACAGCCGGTTGTCATGAGCCTCACCGGGCGTAAGACCAATGCGCACCGGCAGACCATTGGCGTCCACGACGGCGTGAATCTTGCTTGTCAGCCCACCGCGTGAACGGCCCATTTGTTGATCGCGGTTATTCGCTATGCAGGCCCCGTGCTGGTGGACCCGAACGACTGACGTGTCGATCATCTGCACCGCCGCATCATGGCTGGCAGCCAGCATATCCATGATCTGATCCCAGACGCCAGCCCGCCGCCAGCGAACGAAGCGATTGTAACAGGTCGTATGGGGACCATAGTTCTTTGGCAGATCGCGCCACGGCGCACCCGATCGCAAGACCCAGAAGATGCCGTTGAGAATGCGCCGGTCGTCGACACGGGGAATGCCGCGTGCCTTGTTCGGGAGCATCGGCGCAATGACGCGCCATTCAGAGTCGCTAAGTTTATATCGCATGCTCGGACCCACTTACGGACGAGGACCACATCAGCTCCCCACTCAAGGCCTCGTCCTGCGTTCCGGGGTTAGCACCAATTTGGAACTGACAGTGAGCCGGTCCGACGGAGACAATTGACTTGCGGCCGACATAGCGCGAACTAGGAATGACGCTCATTTAGAACGGACCGTAGCCAGTCGAGGAACGGCTATGCACGATATCGCCGAGTGGCTGGAGGGCCAAGGTTTTGGGGAGTACGCGGAAGCGTTCGCCAGGAACAAAATCGATCGCGATGTGCTGCCAAGCTTAACGGGGGAGGACCTCAAGGAGATGGGCGTTGCCACGGTCGGCGATCGCCGGAGGCTTCTCGATGCAATCGCCGTCCTTTCACAGACCCACAATGCGCAGCATGAGGAAGTTGTCGCGGAACCCGTCGCGCGTGCTAGGTCCCCGGAGGAAGTGTCAGCCGAACGCCGCCAGCTCACGGTGATGTTCTGTGACCTCGTGGGTTCGACGCCTCTCTCGGTGGAATTCGACCCCGAGGACCTAGCCAACGCAATCCGTGTGTATCACGAAAGCTGCACAAAAGTCGTCGCGCGATGGGATGGGCACATCGCCAAGTTTATGGGCGATGGGGTCCTGATCTATTTCGGCTGGCCGCGCGCCCATGAGGATGATGCTGAGCGCGCCGTCCAGGCGGGTCTCGAACTAACATCGGCAGTGGCAACGTTGGACACCGCAGTAGGACGGCCCCTTGCAGCTCGTGTCGGCATCGCAACCGGCCTTGTAATGGTCGGTGAAACGACCGGCGCAGGTACGGCACGTGAGCAAGCTGTGGTCGGCGAAACGCCGAATCTGGCGGCGCGCCTGCAAAGCGTCGCGGAGCCCGGGACTGTGGTGGTCGCGTCGAGCACGCGGAAGCTGCTCGGCAATCTGTTCAAGACAACCGATCTTGGCGAGCAGTCCTTGAAGGGATTTGCGGAGCCCGTGCGTGCTTGGTGCGTGAGCGGCAAAGAGCCCAAGGAGACGCGCTTCGAGGCGCTGCACGGCGGACTTCGTACACCGCTGATCGGGCGTGACGATGAGGTGGAACTGCTTATGAAACGATTTCAGCAGGCAGAAGCAGGAGAAGGCCAGGTCGTCCTCATTTCGGGCGAGCCCGGCATCGGCAAGTCCCGGCTTTGCGAGGCCTTGCGGGCCGGCCTCCTCGACCGGCCGCATACGCGTCTGACGTACCAGTGCTCGCCCTCTCACACGGACCGAGCGTTTCACCCTTTGGCCATGCAGCTTGAGCAGGCGGCCGACATTCGGCTGGACCTCGATCCTGGCGAAAAGTTGAGGAGGCTTGCTGCGATGCTCCGGATGTCCGCTCACGGCACCAAGGAGCAATTGGCGGTCCTCGCTACCTTTCTCTCAATACCGAAGAATGGAGGAGAGGGGTCGCCGAGCCTCGATGCGGCCCAACAGACCGAGCGAACCTATGACGTGCTTGCGGGCCTCGTGGAAGACTCCTGCGCCAACGGCCCCTCGGTTCTCATCTTCGAGGACTTGCAGTGGTGCGACCAGTCCACGCTCGAATTTCTCAGCAGGCTGGTCGACAGGGTAGAGACCCTGCCGGTTCTGCTGCTGGTCACCTCTCGCCCCGGCATCCGCGTGGCCTGGTCGGATCAGCCTCATGTCACGACGCTGATGTTGAATCGCATCAGCAAGCGTGAGTGCGAGAAAATGCTAAATTCGCTTTCAAACGATGACTTGCTTCCGGAGCGCCTAGTTGAGGAGATTGTCAATCGGAGCGATGGCATCCCGCTTTTTCTTGAGGAGATGGCTCGGACACTCATCGAGGCACGAAGCGGCAAACCAACTGCCACTGGTGAATTCAAGCTGGATGTGCCCGCATCGCTTCAGGATCTGCTTATGGCCCGGCTCGACCGGCTGGCCACGGGAAAGCCGGTCATTCAGACCGCAGCTGCGATTGGTCGCGAGTTCACGACCGAGCTCCTCGGGCACATATGCGACCTGAACAGAGCTGCGCTCCAGAATGCTCTGGACGCGTTGGTAGAGGCCGGGCTGCTGGTCTCCCGCCAAACCGCCTCGGGAGCGACTTACGTCTTCAAGCACGCGCTTCTTCAGGATGCTGCCTATAGCAGCTTGCTTCGTGATACGAGGAGAGAGCTGCACAAGCGAGTCGCGGGTGCGCTCAGCCAGTCGCTGGACAACGATCCCGCATTGCTGGCGCATCATTACGAATGTGCGCATGCGTGGGAAGAGGTCCTGAATTGCCGGCTTCTGGCTGCGGCGAAAGCCGAGAGCCGATCAGCTGGTTGGGAGGCGGCCGAGCATTACCGGCGCGCCATCCACGCTCTTGAACATCTTCCAGACACAGCGGTTTACCGGCAATCCTACCTTGAGACATTCCTGGCGCGAATCAGGTGTGGTTGGTCTAACGCGACCAAAGAAGAGCGTGCCGAAGCGCTTCACCAAGTCGACAAAGCCATCGCGTTTGCTGACGGAGACATCGCTGCTTTAGCACGCCTGCAGTCCTACAAAGGAGTTGATTGGCTGGAAGAGTCCTTGCTGGTCAGTGCAGAGCGACATGCCGGTTTGGGGGACGCGGCGCTCCAGGCCGAAGTCGCGTGTCGCTACGCCTACTTCCTGGGTAATACCGGACGGCTTGTGGAATCGCTCGGGAAGATCGAAAAGGCCGTCAAGCTCTTGAAGCAAGTCGGAGCTCTGGAAGAGCTCGGTAATTTCGCTGCAGGCGCCGGCCGCTGCAACAATGCTCGCGCCGGCAGGCTGGACCGGTCTCTGCAGTTCGCGGAGATGGCCCGAGAGATTGCAGCGTCCACCCACAACTTGGATGTGCGCTCGTGGTTTGCGATGGAAGCGGAGCCTTGGTTTTATAAGGGGCTTTGGCACCGCGCAGTCCGGGTTGTCGACGAGAACTTATCGACAGCTTGGGAAAACGGGAGATGGAACGTCGTATTATGGGCTTCGGGTTGGGCCGCCATCGCCTGTTTGAAGTTAAACCGTATTTCCGATGCCCGAGCCTTTTTGGAGCCGGCAATGAAGACGGCGGCGCGCCGCCTAGATTTCGATTTCTGCAAAATTTATCCGCATATCGCACTGAGCCAATTGCACCTTGCCGAAGGCGATGCTGCAGCGGGATTGCAATCCGCGGAACGCGCGTTGGAGCTCGCGGAGCGCGTCACTGCAAGGCTTGAGATCGGCGCTGCTCACCGCGCACTCGGCCAGGCCTACGAGGCCAACGGCGATCGCCAATCGGCCGACGGGCAGTTCCGTCGAAGTATTGACGTTCTTCAGAAAATCCAGTCCCGGCCCGAACTCGCCCAGAGCCTGCTTGCTTTTGGCAAATTTGAACTCGCGACTGAAAGAGATAAAGCCGAGGGACTGCTACACAGCGCTCTTAAACTTTTCAAAGAGATAGAAGCGGACGGTTGGGTCGAAGAAACCCGCAGCGCGCTTCTCCAATGATCGCATCAACTTGACGCCGACAGAAAATGTCGCGCGTACGCACTCATTTCAGCAAGCGCCCACGTTCTACCCGCCCGTCACTTTCACTGTTGGCCCATCGGCGACAGTAACTTGGTGACGACGTCGTAGTGGACCGCGCTAGCGGTGTCGGTGACGGTCTTGGAGACCGGAAGCTCGTGCATTTCTTGTCAGCCTCGATTTAATGAGTTCACGGCCTAGTTCGGCTTCGGCGTGTCGCGGCCGATCTGGTCGAGATGGTGTTGCAGCGCCAGATGGTCGAGCGCATCCATCGGCAGATTGGTGAACAGCGAGATGCGGTTGTTGAGCATGCGATAGGCGTCAGCAAAGGTAAGATGCAGTTCGGCTTCGGTGCCGTCTGCCTTGGCTGGGTCCGGTATCGACCAGAGCGCGGTCATCGGATGACCCGGCCAGATCGGGCAAGATTCGTTTGCGGTGCTGTCGCAGAGCGTGAAGATGAAATTCATTTCCGGCGCTTCGGGCTCGGCAAACTCGTCCCAGCCTTTCGAGCGGGCGAAGCTCGTATCGTAGTTGAGGCTTTCGAGCAGCTGCAGTGCGTAGGGATTGACCTCGCCCTTCGGTTGCGAACCGGCGGAAAAGGCCTTGAACCTGCCGGCACCGATCCGATTGAGTATGGCTTCCGCGATGATGGATCGCGCCGAATTGGCGTTGCAAAGAAACAGCACGTTGTAGACATTATCGCTCATCTCAAGACCTCCTTGGCAGGCGACTGGATGATGGGGGCGGCAGATTCCGGCAAGGTGTCTTTGCCGAGATGCCGACAAGGGCGACGTAGAAAGGTTTCACGACCGTTTGATGACAATCTTCCAAATCATACGCTTGCGTGCCGATGATCGACTTGCGTTGACAGGCTTGCTGCTTTGGACATCTCTGCGGCTATCGAATGAGAGAAGGCCGCATCGATGAGTGCGCCAAAGACTTTCGAAGGCGAAGACGGCAAGGCAGGCCGCGCGGCGGGCTTCTTCCGCTCGCGCTGGCAAGGCACGGCCCCGCTCGATCGGCTGTTCTGGCGCGATCTTGTCCTTGTCGGCACGGCGATCAACATCGCAGTGTCTGTGCTGGCGCTGATCCTGCTCGGGCTGAAGCTGCCGCTCGCTCTCGTTCTGGCGGTGCATTTCGCGCCGGTGCCGTATAATTTCTTTCTGACTTTTGCGGTGTGGCGGACCGCCGAGAAATCCGGCGGCGTCAAGGCTTCGCTGATGACGCTGGGGGCTGTGCTGTGGCTGGTCCTGGTGGTGGTGATCTGACAGGACGGTGCTGCCGGCAAAGGCCGGCCGAAGCCGTCCTTTGCCAACGTCGAATTCCAGTCAGGCGGCCGGCTCGAATTTCAGCGCGACGCCGTTGATGCAATAGCGCAGGCCGGTCGGCGGCGGGCCGTCCTCGAAGACGTGGCCGAGATGGCTGCCGCAGCGGGCGCAGTGGCACTCGGTGCGGACCATGCCATAGCTGCGGTCGACGGTCGTCTCGACCGAACCGGGCACCGGATCGTTGAAGCTCGGCCAGCCGGTGCCGCTCTCGAATTTCAGCTTGGATTCGAACAAAGGCTGGTCGCAGCCGACGCAGGAAAAGGTGCCGGCGCGCTTCTCGTGGAGCAGGGCGCAGCTGCCGGGCCGCTCGGTGCCGTGGTTGCGCATCACCGCATATTGCTCCG
This window harbors:
- a CDS encoding DUF2312 domain-containing protein, which codes for MADDITETSQTVAAGQLRAFIERIERLEEEKKTIADDIKEVFAEAKGTGFDTKAMRSIIRLRKKDQAERQEEETILDLYKAALGMV
- a CDS encoding DUF4268 domain-containing protein, whose translation is MSEFDFGVRRASEFRQRGFWTLFAERHPEERALMARRGPWFWQRGLPDFALVLSMYVAPAQNHVGVFFGRNEKFGATETWSRLRPFQPAIEDRLRLRPEQSCEGLGINSLWRVNCFAEDNWPAMADWLVTEASRFERAVAEVLGEGGEAGS
- a CDS encoding IS630 family transposase; translation: MSTESGIRLSPEDRATLEGWVADRNSPQKWVWRARIVLMWADGDGVTAIVRATGKTKRTAYRWRDRYVACGIEGLKRDASRPSRKPPLSAEVIKRVVDMTLHQKPPASTHWSVRKLAKVVGLSPSSVQRIWAAHGLKPHLIKKFKLSNDKAFVEKVQDVVGLYLNPPDKALVLCVDEKSQIQALDRTQPGLPIKKGRAGTMTHDYKRNGTTTLFAALDVATGKVIGECMPRHRHQEFLRFLRTIDRNTPKHFALDLVVDNYATHKHPKVKAWLARHKRFRLHFTPTSGSWLNQVERFFGLITDDAIRRGVFRSVTDLTIAIEAYLEHHNADPKPFIWAAKAADILEKVARGRRVLESQH
- a CDS encoding c-type cytochrome, with translation MIKKLTRHVRAHSMRGLILGLAALVVTSSFVQAAGDSIAGRKVMTQCQVCHGKDGIGKLSYTPNISGQKYEYLVHSLMAYKIGQRKSQMMSAVVKNLSDEDIANVAAYYAAIKITVEAPQ
- a CDS encoding IS5 family transposase, giving the protein MRYKLSDSEWRVIAPMLPNKARGIPRVDDRRILNGIFWVLRSGAPWRDLPKNYGPHTTCYNRFVRWRRAGVWDQIMDMLAASHDAAVQMIDTSVVRVHQHGACIANNRDQQMGRSRGGLTSKIHAVVDANGLPVRIGLTPGEAHDNRLCSVLLSGLHPHTMLLADRGYDADWIRELISAKGAWTNIPPKRNRKEPISFSPYLYRARNLVERFFNKIKQCRRIATRYDKLAANYLAFVKLASIQLWLRVL
- a CDS encoding ATP-binding protein; its protein translation is MHDIAEWLEGQGFGEYAEAFARNKIDRDVLPSLTGEDLKEMGVATVGDRRRLLDAIAVLSQTHNAQHEEVVAEPVARARSPEEVSAERRQLTVMFCDLVGSTPLSVEFDPEDLANAIRVYHESCTKVVARWDGHIAKFMGDGVLIYFGWPRAHEDDAERAVQAGLELTSAVATLDTAVGRPLAARVGIATGLVMVGETTGAGTAREQAVVGETPNLAARLQSVAEPGTVVVASSTRKLLGNLFKTTDLGEQSLKGFAEPVRAWCVSGKEPKETRFEALHGGLRTPLIGRDDEVELLMKRFQQAEAGEGQVVLISGEPGIGKSRLCEALRAGLLDRPHTRLTYQCSPSHTDRAFHPLAMQLEQAADIRLDLDPGEKLRRLAAMLRMSAHGTKEQLAVLATFLSIPKNGGEGSPSLDAAQQTERTYDVLAGLVEDSCANGPSVLIFEDLQWCDQSTLEFLSRLVDRVETLPVLLLVTSRPGIRVAWSDQPHVTTLMLNRISKRECEKMLNSLSNDDLLPERLVEEIVNRSDGIPLFLEEMARTLIEARSGKPTATGEFKLDVPASLQDLLMARLDRLATGKPVIQTAAAIGREFTTELLGHICDLNRAALQNALDALVEAGLLVSRQTASGATYVFKHALLQDAAYSSLLRDTRRELHKRVAGALSQSLDNDPALLAHHYECAHAWEEVLNCRLLAAAKAESRSAGWEAAEHYRRAIHALEHLPDTAVYRQSYLETFLARIRCGWSNATKEERAEALHQVDKAIAFADGDIAALARLQSYKGVDWLEESLLVSAERHAGLGDAALQAEVACRYAYFLGNTGRLVESLGKIEKAVKLLKQVGALEELGNFAAGAGRCNNARAGRLDRSLQFAEMAREIAASTHNLDVRSWFAMEAEPWFYKGLWHRAVRVVDENLSTAWENGRWNVVLWASGWAAIACLKLNRISDARAFLEPAMKTAARRLDFDFCKIYPHIALSQLHLAEGDAAAGLQSAERALELAERVTARLEIGAAHRALGQAYEANGDRQSADGQFRRSIDVLQKIQSRPELAQSLLAFGKFELATERDKAEGLLHSALKLFKEIEADGWVEETRSALLQ
- a CDS encoding arsenate reductase ArsC, translated to MSDNVYNVLFLCNANSARSIIAEAILNRIGAGRFKAFSAGSQPKGEVNPYALQLLESLNYDTSFARSKGWDEFAEPEAPEMNFIFTLCDSTANESCPIWPGHPMTALWSIPDPAKADGTEAELHLTFADAYRMLNNRISLFTNLPMDALDHLALQHHLDQIGRDTPKPN
- the msrB gene encoding peptide-methionine (R)-S-oxide reductase MsrB, whose translation is MDSHTYPVTRTDAEWRARLTPEQYAVMRNHGTERPGSCALLHEKRAGTFSCVGCDQPLFESKLKFESGTGWPSFNDPVPGSVETTVDRSYGMVRTECHCARCGSHLGHVFEDGPPPTGLRYCINGVALKFEPAA